A region from the Musa acuminata AAA Group cultivar baxijiao chromosome BXJ1-10, Cavendish_Baxijiao_AAA, whole genome shotgun sequence genome encodes:
- the LOC135581830 gene encoding putative zinc transporter At3g08650: protein MASLCRGLLVVLLVSVFLNASCIAESEKAIVKRIRTAPQRNLENVVIDGTGKIAGFDSSEGSFQGFDDRRVGNSRVSVSTVAWLTLAMAAATGLGSVPFFFVELEPQYAGVCNGLAAGVMLAASFDLIQEGQIYGSGNWVVLGILAGGIFILLCKKFLEQYGEVSMLDIKGADASKVILVVGIMTLHSFGEGSGVGVSFAGPKGLSQGLLVTLAIAVHNIPEGLAVSMVLASRGVSPHNAMLWSVITSLPQPIVAVPSFLCADTFHKVLPFCTGFAAGCMIWMVIAEVLPDAFKEAVPSQVASAGTLAVAFMETLSTVLQGFSHSHSSEDTSGFLVSLLFGLGPLLGGIILVAFALAFYLQHSLLIGVASGIAFLLAIWRPLQLLMSSKIGFLSLSFFLAAGSAFYHMATACIPRLVRRRKASVNDIAFSSGFSISAITLQSFFACGAISLHALAEGLALGVAAPKAYGLGRHMVLPVSLHGLPRGAAVASCIFGATDSWRGALAASALTGLAGPTSAIGAILAGIDYNGLDYWMVFACGALVPSFGRILLRALRLEARKSTYGFLMGLGFASLCLMSTRLVCLHTPYCNSAPEAVT from the exons ATGGCCTCACTGTGTAGAGGCCTGCTAGTGGTACTGCTTGTTTCTGTTTTTCTGAATGCTTCCTGCATTGCTGAGTCTGAGAAGGCAATTGTAAAAAGAATTCGAACAGCTCCTCAGAGAAACCTAGAAAATGTAGTCATTGATGGAACTGGCAAAATTGCTGGATTTGATAGCTCTGAAGGAAGTTTCCAAGGTTTCGATGACAGGAGAGTTGGTAATAGCAGAGTTTCAGTGTCAACTGTTGCATGGCTTACACTTGCCATGGCTGCAGCAACGGGTTTAGGTTCAGTTCCATTCTTCTTTGTAGAATTAGAGCCGCAATATGCGGGTGTTTGTAATGGTTTGGCTGCTGGAGTGATGCTTGCTGCAAGCTTTGATCTAATACAAGAAGGACAGATCTATGGTAGTGGAAACTGGGTGGTTTTGGGGATTTTAGCTGGTGGAATCTTCATTTTGCTTTGTAAGAAG TTCCTTGAACAATATGGAGAGGTAAGCATGTTGGATATCAAAGGTGCTGATGCAAGTAAAGTTATTCTTGTTGTTGGAATAATGACTCTTCATTCGTTTGGCGAGGGCTCTGGTGTTGGGGTATCTTTTGCTGGCCCAAAAGGATTATCTCAAGGTCTTTTGGTGACGTTAGCCATAGCAGTCCATAATATACCTGAAGGCTTGGCTGTAAGCATGGTACTTGCATCACGAGGGGTTTCTCCGCACAATGCAATGTTGTGGAGTGTCATAACATCCTTGCCACAG CCCATTGTTGCTGTCCCATCTTTCCTTTGTGCTGATACATTCCATAAAGTCCTGCCTTTCTGTACGGGCTTTGCTGCTGGCTGCATGATCTGGATGGTGATTGCAGAAGTTCTTCCTGATGCTTTCAAG GAAGCAGTTCCTTCTCAAGTTGCTTCTGCGGGTACCCTTGCTGTAGCATTCATGGAAACCTTAAGCACAGTGCTCCAAGGTTTTAGCCACAGCCACAG CTCTGAGGACACCTCTGGCTTTTTAGTATCGCTACTTTTTGGTCTTGGACCATTGCTGGGTGGCATCATCCTTGTTGCTTTTGCTCTGGCTTTCTACCTGCAACATTCGCTTCTCATAGGTGTGGCTTCTGGAATAGCATTTCTTCTTGCTATATGGAGGCCCCTACAACTACTTATGTCATCGAAGATTGGGTTCCTTTCCTTGTCATTCTTCCTCGCAGCTGGCTCTGCATTCTACCACATGGCCACAGCTTGCATCCCGAGGCTTGTTCGTCGCAGGAAGGCCTCCGTCAATGACATTGCATTTTCATCTGGTTTTTCCATCAGTGCAATCACTCTGCAATCATTTTTTGCATGTGGAGCTATCTCACTACATGCCTTGGCAGAGGGGCTTGCTTTGGGTGTGGCAGCCCCGAAGGCTTATGGACTCGGCCGTCACATGGTTCTTCCAGTATCACTGCATGGGCTCCCCCGAGGTGCAGCTGTTGCAAGTTGTATCTTCGGAGCCACTGATAGCTGGCGAGGAGCCTTAGCTGCATCGGCCTTGACTGGACTCGCAGGTCCAACCTCGGCGATCGGAGCTATACTTGCGGGCATCGACTACAACGGCCTTGACTATTGGATGGTCTTCGCCTGTGGAGCACTGGTTCCTAGTTTTGGCAGGATACTACTGCGAGCATTGAGACTGGAAGCAAGGAAGAGCACATATGGGTTCCTCATGGGGCTTGGATTTGCATCTCTGTGTTTGATGTCCACCAGACTGGTTTGTTTGCACACCCCTTACTGCAACTCTGCTCCCGAGGCTGTCACATAG